Genomic DNA from Anthonomus grandis grandis chromosome 2, icAntGran1.3, whole genome shotgun sequence:
ttaaattaaactggtTGCACATGCGTTGAGTATAAAGAGTTCTTTAACTTAAGACAGTTGCTTCTATACATTTACGTCTTGtcctattttactttttttcggAGTAGGGGCTACTTAAtaaccttcaatttttttctaattgatttaatttttttttgttatctaaaatGGCAACGCAATTAACTGCTTCCCAAAGCGAGAAGTTGAATAGGCTCACATACCAGAGAAACGCTGTTTCAAATAGTTTAAAGGAATCTTATGCTGTAGCTTTAAGTGCAAAAacagatgaaaatttaatttgtgaAGTTAAGGCTAGGTATGATGACACTGTTAACGATTTTCAAACTTTTCGGGAGTTACATAATTCGATAATTGGTATGACGGCGAGTTTAGGCGATGAAGAATTTCAAAGGCAGGATGAGTTGAGGGCAGGTGTTGCAAAAGTTTTTTATTCGTTTAAATCTTTATATAATCAACTTGTAGGCAGTTCGGTCAATGCTATGGCTTTTCAACCTGCTCATAAAAGCATAAAGTTGGAACCATTAAGTCTAAAGGCCTTTACTGGTGACTTTAAAGAATGGAGAACATTTTTTGATATGTTTAATAGTTGTGTGCATAATGACTTGGAGCTTTCTGTTATTGACAAATTTAGatatttgctaaaatatttagatggTGAACCCTTGGCTTTAGCTCGCTCTTTGCCTCTCACTGAAGATAACTATGCCATTGCTTATaatgctttaataaaaaaatatgaaaatcacAGGTTAATTGCAACAAAATTTTGGAATGAAATAttcttttcttcaaatttaagaaatgaTTTTAATCTGTCAGATTTAAGTAAACTTTTAAGAACCTTTTCTGAAAATTTAGAAGCATTGAAAAACCTTCGTTATCCTGTCGATCAGtgggattttattatttttcatttgttgtTATACAAAATCGACAATAATACTAGAAATCGATTTGAACTTGATTTTGCTAATAAAAGGACAGCTAACAGTCCAAGAGGGATGCCGGCTTACTCCGATCTTTACTCTTTTCTAGAGTCCCAACTTCATGCTATACAGTCTTCAAATATTATACAGAGTGCTGTCAAAAATTATTCGAGACcatcgaattttaattttaatttttctcgtTCATCTCAACCTCAGACTTCTAGAAAACCATCAGTGGCCTTTGTCTCTACTAGTGCAAATAATATTTGCTCTCTTTGTAAAGAGGATCATTTTTTGACTTCGTGCCCCAAATTTCTTTCCAAAAATCCGCATGCTAGATTTAATTTTGCTAAATCTAGACGTCTGTGTTTGATCTGCCTTAGTTCTGCTCATAATGTTAAAGATTGTACTACCTCACAGGGTTGTAATAGTTGTGGAAATCGCCATAACACTTTATtgcattttgcaaaaactcaCAGTACCCAAGTTAATCCATCTCCAGCTGAAGAAGTTCAGAATATGGGTGTCACAAATTTAGTTGATCATATTCCAGTAGGTACAACATTAGTGGAATCTACAGCCTCTATACCTATTCTTCCTACAGCCATTGTGGAGTTAAAGGATTCCAAGGGTATTTTTTTACCTGTTAGAGCCCTTATAGATTCTGGGGCTGCTGCGTGTTTTATTTCGAACGAATGTCTTCTTCGTCTCGGTTTGTCGtatcaaaaataccaaatagACATTTCGGGAATCGGAAATACTGCTCGCACTACCTCAAAGGGTATTACAGAGTGTATAATTAAACCTCATTTTTCACCGGAGCCCAAGTTTTCGATGAAGGTGCTTGTATTGCCAGAAATTTGCTCGCAGTTGCCTCATAGAATGGTAAACACAGAGCACATAAAAAACTTGGACACCTTTGAACTTGCGGATGCTCAGTTTTGGAGACCAGGTCGTATAGATCTTCTTATTGGAGCCGAGATGTTTCCCTTTATTGTTAAATCTTGTAAGCCCATGGATTCCATTGATCATCCCTTGTTTTTGGAAACTGTTTTTGGTTGGGTAATCATGGGTAATGGAAAACCTTTGGAAAATTCTTCTAATTCGTCAAGGTTATGTTTGACAGCTAATTGTTTGACATTAGAATCATTAGATGAACATTTAAAAAGGCTTTGGGAATTAGACAACATCCCTCTTAAGAAAATTGAATCCCCAGAGGCAACATTTTGTGAGGAATTTTACTCGAACACATATGCTAGAGACCCAGCTTCTAATAAGTATGTTGTTGCTTTGCCCTTCCGTATTAAAGACCATATATTTGGTGAATCCAGACATTTAGCCCTTCGTCGACTCTATTCTCTCGAAAACAGGATCTACAAGGATTCTTCATTGTTGCAAGGTTATAAGTGTTTTATGCAAGAATATTTGGATTCAGGTTATATGTCTTTAATTTCATCAAACCAGCATAATAGCAATACTTATTACATACCGCACCATTGCGTAATAAAGGAAGAATCTGTTTCAACCAAATTGCGAGTGGTCTTTGATGCTAGCATGAAGTCCTCTGCTGGAATTTCTTTGAACGACACTCTTTATGCCGGTCCAAAGCTTCATTCTGATATTGCCACTGTACTCCTTCATTttagattaaataaattttgtctgATTGCAGAtatcagaaaaatgtttttgcaaattttagtCAGGAAGGGCGATAGGCGTTTTCAGAGAATCCTTTGGAGATTTAATCGAGAGGATTTCGTACAGGAATACGAGTTAAATACTGTGGTATTTGGTGTTACTTCTTCACCATACTTAGCCAATAGGACTATACAGCAGTTAGCCATGGATGAAAAGGAATCTTTTCCAATAGCCTcggaaattcttttaaaaaacatttttgtggaCGACATTTTGTCGGGTTGCCAGACTCTGGATATGGCAATTAAAATTAAGGGTGAACTTACAAATTTGCTTAAAAGAGGAGGGTTTGACTTAAGGAAATGGGCAAGTAATTGTCCTGATATTCTGTCAGGCACTCCAATAGAACACCAACAGCCTATTTCATTCGATACTGAAGAGCCCTCTTGCCTAAAGGTTTTGGGTTTACAGTGGCAACCTAGTTTGGATAATTTTGTTTACCAAATTCGCGAGACATCTGGTGACGTTTGTACAAAGCGTTCAATTCTGTCTAGTTTGGCTCGGATTTTCGATCCTTTGAGCATGATTTCTCCGCTCACTATGTAtgccaaaattttaatacaggATTTATGGAAATTAGGTATGGATTGGAATGAAAATTCGCCCCCTGATATTACTCGCAGGTGGAAAAGGTTTCAATCAGAACTAGGGCTGCTTTCGTCTATTAAAATTCCTAGACATATTCCTGTAATAGAGGCAGAATCCGAGGTGCACGCCCTTTGTGACGCGAGTGAGAAGGGCTATGCGGGTGTTATTTATTTTCGTGTTTTGGTGGAAGAAGAATGTCAGGTATTCTTTGTGATTGGCAAATCTAAGGTTGCtcctttgaaaaaaattacattaccTCGACTTGAACTTTGCGCGGCTGTATTGCTATCTAACTTGTTGGAATTTGTCATAGGGGCGTTAGGAgacaaacttttaatttccaaTATTTATGCTTGGTCCGATTCTAAAGTGACTTTGTCGTGGATCAAATCTTCGGCTCATCGTTGGCACACCTTTGTGAGTAATCGAGTAAGCCACATCCAAGAAAGAGTCTCCCCTGAAAAATGGCGTTATGTTCCCACTGGCGAAAATCCAGCTGATTGTGCAAGCAGAGGTCTCTGCCCTGCCGATTTAACAGGTTATTCTGCATGGTTTAACGGGCCTTTATTTCTTCGTTTGTCTTCTGAGCATTGGCCCATTAATAATCATTTTACTGTCAATAATGCCGAGGAATATCTGCAGGAAGAGAAAAGAGTTGTCTTGACGTCCTTAAAACTTTTGGAAAGGGATGGGTTGTTGTATAAATATTCTTCCTTACAAAAGATTTTGCGTGTCTTAGGGTATTGTTATAGATGGGTAAAGACTTTTCGCAGGACCAAGAATAAGGAACCTCACGTAATCGgtaaattttgtgaaaatgaTTTGCAGGAAGCCCTAATGTGTCTTGTAAAACAGGTGCAAGAAGAAGTGTTTTCCGAGGTGATATCCAACCTTCGTAAAGGAAATCCTATTTCGAAAGGATTGAGACAATTAAACCCTTTTTTAGACGAACATGGATTTCTTAGGGTCGGCGGTCGTCTCACAAACTCGACCTTGTCGTATGATAAAAAATTCCCTCTTTTATTGCCCCAAAGACACAGGCTAACCGAATTATTAATAGTAGATATTCACGAAAAACATTTACATCCTGGCTTGCGAACATTACACTCCTTTATAGTGCAGCAGTTTTGGATATTGTCCGCAAAAAGAGCAATAAATCGATGTCTATCTTAGTGTTACAGGTGTTTCAGGGTCAATCCCAAGCCTATTGTTCCCTATATGAGCGATCTACCTGCTTGTAGAGTATCTCAGTTAAAACCCTTTGAAGAAATTGGTGTTGATTTTGCTGGGCCATTTTTAGTCACATTAGGCAAATCTAGAGGCATAAAATCGCAAAAGGCTTATGTCtgtatatttgtttgttttgcaGTTAAGGCGGTACACTTGGAGCTTGTGTCAGATTTGAGCAGCAATGCATTTCTTGGAGCCTTACGTCGATTTATAGCCCGTAGGGGTCGATGTAATAAAATCCATTCTGATTGTGGCACTAATTTTGTCGGGGCCAATAGGCAACTTTTGGATTTGTTTAAGGATGCCGCGCTCAGTGAAAGGATTGAATGGAGTTTTAATCCGCCGGCAGCACCAAACTTTGGAGGCTTGTGGGAGGCTGGGGTGCGCAGCATGAAAATTCATTTAGTAAAAATAGTAGGAATGCAGGTTCTTACTTTCGAAGAGATGTATACAGTTTTATGCCATATAGAGGCCGTACTTAATTCGAGGCCATTGCACCCTGTTAGTAACGATCCTAATGATGTTACGGCTCTAACGCCCGGTCATTTTTTAACACTAGAACCACTAATTTCTCTTCCTTCAAGGGATTTTTCCAAAACCAATATTAATACCCTACAACGTTGGGAACTTGTGCCAAAGATCCAGATTGATTTTTGGAAGCGTTGGCACCGGGATTATTTGCATACGTTGCAACAACGGTCGAAATGGACAAATAAGTATCCAAACATTAGGGTCGGGGACTTGGTTGTCATTAAGGATAATTTGCGGCCGCCATTGCATTGGTTGCTTGCACGGGTGCAACAGGTTCATCTTGGATTGGATGGCATTTGCCGGGTAGCAACGGTCAAGACAAGTAGTGGTACTTTACAAAGGCCCACCTCCAAATTATGTCTcttaccaaatattaattaaattcttcttataataaattcttaagcaatttataatttcatttaattttgttttttttttatttttgatttttttgttttggcatttagttaaaataaatggtTATTTTAAGGTCGGCGGTATGTTCTGTACAAATATGACCTGTATTATTATCCTTATACcctttagtttatttatgtttgCTTGTTGTTGCAATAGTTTGGGAAATAATTGTATGTATGCGCTCGCgtcaatatatttataatttgttattttgccTATTCTTATTGCGCCTGGGTCAACCAGGCTTTCATGGTACGCAGTACCATTTGGCTCTCCCcaccaaaaaaaatgtgtatatatGGAACGGAGAGCGGACTGAGTCGCCCGAATTATTGGCGACAGAGAACACCAATTAAGGTAAATTTCGCACCTTTTCGTAACAATTTTTGGTTTTACGGTCTTTCGAAGTTGGAAATACATATTCCTACGCGATAATTAAACCTCGCCGGATAAGTGTAAAAACAAATGCAAATGTAGGTTTTAGTGATAGTTTTCCGTACTATTAactgtttctaaaaaaatgttttatagtaTATCAAaaagcataacttttttatgagATGTGACACCCGCATATTTTTTCACCATTATGAAATTAGAATGAAACAGGGAAGTTTTTAAACTAATGGTCatgataaaacatttattatttcttttacagggtaagaacaaaataaatactaattaaGTGAAAAAGCAATAATCCTGGAAAGTCCCCGTATTATTTCCACACTAAAGAAGAACTGTGAAAAAGTGATTACTGTCCTAAGGCATTTCATGATTGGACATtattataaagttattaaagttaGACAGATATTGTCACTGACCTAAgttagattttttgaaaaaatttggtcagattctttgaaaaattttaaaattcgctTATAACTTGAAAACCGTAAACATTTCACTAAGGTCATATTGACATATTTCGATAGCCCATAGGAAGACCAGTTAAAAGTTTTTACAAGTTCATCGGATATcctgtatatacatattattataataattaaattgctGACTTACACAGAGTCACAAAAAAGCAcaatataatcaaataaaacCTCATCTAAGGCCATAAAATTCCACGTCATAAAACAAATGTTCAATCTACGGCTCAATTTCGGAAACAATCTTGTAAACTATTTTTACCGTAATACGGTTTCGGCCTCTCTGGCATTCGGGATTGATTTATTCCAGACTGGTTGCCACATGCAGGTCACGACTCCACACATCATACGGCGGGCTGGTGTCAGCCCGCAACCCGTAACTAATGTCTTTCTATATCAGAAATGTAAATCGAAGGAAACTGATATGGCCTAGGGAGGGATTCATCCTTATGGTGGCGTCATGCCGATCCAGGAAATACGTTTTGGTTTGTACAGTTTACTTCTGgatatttatagaatttatcTTTAATGTCTATTGCTGGTTTGCTtgtaaaatgtctttaaaaggtttttttgaatatcttatttatttttagttgtttaGGGGAATCCTTATAACTATATAGCGGTCGATGATCTTCtgagaaaatataaaagatttttttttagggactgtttaatttttctatagatAAGCTCTCCACAAAAATATATCTGATACAGTCACATTCAGTTTGATAATTAAGCCGATTCCCTTTGTATCTGTGTATATATCCCTTTGTATTTATCTTGTATCtgaaaaaggtaaattttacCCTCATTTGCTGGAATAGTGTATAAGTTGgtaatattattaatgataacATACGAAATATGGAACAATGCAGTAAAACACAAAAGAACGAACTGGTGAGAATAAACACACAAAAATGTTTAACTTGTGTAAAATTATCTTAATGTAAAATCTATGTTTGCTGGACAATTAAAAGATATTGCAAAGGCTTTAGCAGGAGTCTCAAATTGAAAACCTGTAGGACCAGCTAGAGTTCACATCTATTGGTAGAAATAATTTATGTCAATCCACCCACATCTACAAATCAACTATATCCAAGTGGCCGATGAAATTTAGATGCACAGTTGTAAAACCCTTTGATGAAGGTTGTAGCTTATTTAAAGAGTCTGCGGTCGTAGAGGCATGTTAGTTTACATCGTACTGTTATAGCCGAGTGTTATAATTAAGATCAATTAAGTGATAGTGATAGTAAGAAgtattttctcaattttgtgGAAAAGTGTTGgccttgaaaaattatttttctattgcaaggaactttagttttaacagttttattttgcattcaatagatttctagaaaaaaaattaaggctaaaattataaacatttttctacgGGTACCTCACGACTTCTTGCAAAAgactttttttgggaaaattaagtctaaattttttctaatacattactcaaaaagttttttacactttttttaaccctggaatgctacaCTTATTTCCGACTCTGCATCTGCTACACGGGGGTACAACCGTACCCCAAATAAAACACgtcgtattttataaaataataactctAAGTAATAATAACTAACCGAGTCTCTAAGAACACTTTTAATGCACAtccataataaaatgttcatgCGGCACACActgagcatattttttttgatgttgcaaACACACGAACTTTTTGCATACAGCACAGCTCACTCTCGATTTTCGATCCTCTCTTCTGGGACAAAGCATACACCTACCCACTGTTGTTGTAAGCCTAGTAGGTACTTCTTCTGAAATGGTTATCTTGAGGACCCTACATATAGTTTCACGGAGTTCGCGCCTCAAAGTTGGAGCTTCCAAATGACTCATCATGTGCGGTCTGACCAGGTCAAGGACAAGCTTCTTGAGGTATTCTCTCCTgtgctttacaatttctttattcACTTCACCAAAACCACGCAAAATAATCATTGAATTATATCCCAGAATATCCAACAAATTATAGAACACACATAATGGCCAGCGACGTGTTTTTCTACCAGTAGAATAAGTGTTGCACAACTGGTCTAAAGTATCCACTCCTCcttttgtagaattataaaattgaataatttctggTAACTTGGTTGTAAATGGCTCATCACCTTTTTCGTGCATTGTCGAAAGCATAATTACTGCTTTTTTAGCACTCTTGGGTGGACAGTATGAGAACAGTGTCAGATGTCTACTGTAGCAAAACCTGGCAGAATTTTGATTCTTTTCTTTGAGTTCCAAAAACGACtcaggaatttcttttttatttcttctcacaGTACCAACAATGGTAATTTTCCTCTTCAAAACATGTTTCGCGATCTCAATAGAAGTGAACCAGTTATCCATGGTCAAGTTCCTATTTGTTCCTTGGACAGAACTGGTTAGCTTATTACAGTAATATTGAGTTACAGGAACATTAGTTGGTGTGGAaccttttcctatataaatttcAGCATCAGGTGCAAAAGCTGTTTTGGCATCACAGTACAACACAATTTTGATTCCGTATTTATTGGTCTTTGAAGGgatgtatattttaaaaggaCATCGCCCTCTAAAACCAACCAATAGTTCATCAATTGTAATATATTCTGAAGGAGTATataggtttttcattttaacgatTGACCTCTCAAATACCTCTCGAAAAGCTGCAAGCTTatcagtttcttttttttcagcttTGGACTGCTTATCATCAAAGCGAAGACAGTTTGTCAAAAACCTGAAACGTGCCTCGGGCATGGTAGCACGGTATATTGGAATTCCTGTGTCTTCAAATTAAATAGTTCGTTGGTCAAAACTCCGGCCATTTTCATAACAccggcataataaaatagctcgAAAAGTGCTTGGAGTTCAATGCTGTTTGTATCCTTAGTCCAAGAGGGTCTCTTACCAACTGGCATAATAACAGGTGCATCAGTACCTTAATCATCgttcttatttgaatatttcaatcGTTGAACTTGGATCTCGTTATTagtatattgggtaattttatcgagattttcttgagtgaaacataatttccaagctTCAGTTCCCGATGTTATATGTTTTGCTTCGTTTTTGTTTCCAGGTAAATGCAAAACCAGATTTCGTTTTGGTGTACGATGAATTGCGCCTTTCTTACCTGACCACATAAACCCATTTTTACCCCTTAATTTGGTAGGCACTGGTAAAATCTCCACCATATCTCTGTTGATCGCCTGTATTTCTGCCAATGGTATATTGTCATCTTCCGAATCTGTATCAGATGGAAAGGTATACTGAGTCTGTTCTGgtgcaataaaagaattaagattgatttgattgccGCGTAATTTATCCTCTTCTGACTCCTCTCTAAAATCAGGTATAACGGCATCTTCCTCCTCGCTGTCATCCAAAAACCTGTCTGAATCAGATTCATAGAGAATGCGATGAATTTCTCCGACATCTTCAGGCCATTATTCGTGCAGCCtaacaaagaaaatcaataataacttaaaaatcaaagaaaaatataataacttaaaaaaaaactaaaatattttcaagtattatagacatattttagaaatatttttcaaaaaaaaagatacttactcatataataataatcactAAAATCTACTGAGAAGCGAAATAATCACAGAGTATATTTAACCTAAACTGCTTTACTGGCGTACGCGCTAACCCCAAATATCACAAATCTCGAAAACAAAAAACCGTGTGCCAATGTCAATTGTCGCACGCGAACTGACTTGCCGCGTCTT
This window encodes:
- the LOC126750080 gene encoding uncharacterized protein LOC126750080, yielding MATQLTASQSEKLNRLTYQRNAVSNSLKESYAVALSAKTDENLICEVKARYDDTVNDFQTFRELHNSIIGMTASLGDEEFQRQDELRAGSSVNAMAFQPAHKSIKLEPLSLKAFTGDFKEWRTFFDMFNSCVHNDLELSVIDKFRYLLKYLDGEPLALARSLPLTEDNYAIAYNALIKKYENHSSAHNVKDCTTSQGCNSCGNRHNTLLHFAKTHSTQVNPSPAEEVQNMGVTNLVDHIPVGTTLVESTASIPILPTAIVELKDSKGIFLPVRALIDSGAAACFISNECLLRLGLSYQKYQIDISGIGNTARTTSKGITECIIKPHFSPEPKFSMKVLVLPEICSQLPHRMVNTEHIKNLDTFELADAQFWRPGRIDLLIGAEMFPFIVKSCKPMDSIDHPLFLETVFGWVIMGNGKPLENSSNSSRLCLTANCLTLESLDEHLKRLWELDNIPLKKIESPEATFCEEFYSNTYARDPASNKYVVALPFRIKDHIFGESRHLALRRLYSLENRIYKDSSLLQGYKCFMQEYLDSGYMSLISSNQHNSNTYYIPHHCVIKEESVSTKLRVVFDASMKSSAGISLNDTLYAGPKLHSDIATVLLHFRLNKFCLIADIRKMFLQILVRKGDRRFQRILWRFNREDFVQEYELNTVVFGVTSSPYLANRTIQQLAMDEKESFPIASEILLKNIFVDDILSGCQTLDMAIKIKGELTNLLKRGGFDLRKWASNCPDILSGTPIEHQQPISFDTEEPSCLKVLGLQWQPSLDNFVYQIRETSGDVCTKRSILSSLARIFDPLSMISPLTMYAKILIQDLWKLGMDWNENSPPDITRRWKRFQSELGLLSSIKIPRHIPVIEAESEVHALCDASEKGYAGVIYFRVLVEEECQVFFVIGKSKVAPLKKITLPRLELCAAVLLSNLLEFVIGALGDKLLISNIYAWSDSKVTLSWIKSSAHRWHTFVSNRVSHIQERVSPEKWRYVPTGENPADCASRGLCPADLTGYSAWFNGPLFLRLSSEHWPINNHFTVNNAEEYLQEEKRVVLTSLKLLERDGLLYKYSSLQKILRVLGYCYRWVKTFRRTKNKEPHVIGKFCENDLQEALMCLVKQVQEEVFSEVISNLRKGNPISKGLRQLNPFLDEHGFLRVGGRLTNSTLSYDKKFPLLLPQRHRLTELLIVDIHEKHLHPGLRTLHSFIVQQFWILSAKRAINRCLS